One Thermoflexus hugenholtzii JAD2 DNA window includes the following coding sequences:
- the cas6 gene encoding CRISPR system precrRNA processing endoribonuclease RAMP protein Cas6 — translation MRGRSAMDLISVVWEVRPERAASLPRWLGYAVYGAVLRRLAERDAARAAEVHEAEGPSGLTCSTLMGPREGEAVDPGRVYRLRVTAYRPELAPLIDPEGGVLWGEGERIELEGVPFRVERVIREGDPWAGWTTYEELIARHGRGPRAWPREVTLQFTSPTAFRDGERWNPLPVPEAVFGHLMEKWNRFAPAVLPEVLREMVAARVGVARFDLSSRAVRVKEGVRIGCVGQVRYRVLGEDRYLQAMLHMLAEFARYAGVGILTGMGMGQARALREEERPGPDAGA, via the coding sequence ATGCGGGGGAGAAGCGCGATGGATCTGATCAGCGTCGTGTGGGAGGTGCGGCCGGAGCGGGCCGCCTCGTTGCCCCGCTGGCTGGGATACGCCGTGTATGGGGCAGTGCTGCGGCGGCTGGCGGAACGGGATGCAGCGCGGGCCGCGGAAGTGCATGAGGCGGAGGGGCCGTCGGGCCTCACCTGCTCCACCCTGATGGGGCCCCGGGAGGGGGAGGCGGTGGACCCGGGGCGGGTGTATCGCCTGCGGGTGACGGCCTATCGGCCGGAGCTGGCCCCGCTCATCGATCCGGAGGGAGGCGTCCTGTGGGGGGAGGGGGAGCGGATCGAGCTGGAGGGCGTGCCCTTCCGGGTGGAGCGGGTGATCCGGGAGGGGGATCCGTGGGCGGGGTGGACGACGTATGAGGAGCTGATCGCGCGGCATGGGCGGGGGCCGCGGGCGTGGCCCCGGGAGGTGACCTTGCAGTTCACCTCGCCGACGGCTTTTCGGGACGGGGAGCGGTGGAACCCGCTGCCGGTTCCGGAGGCGGTGTTCGGGCATTTGATGGAGAAGTGGAACCGGTTTGCGCCGGCGGTGCTGCCGGAGGTTCTGCGGGAGATGGTGGCGGCGCGGGTGGGGGTGGCCCGGTTCGATCTGTCGAGCCGGGCGGTGCGGGTGAAGGAGGGGGTGCGCATCGGGTGCGTCGGGCAGGTGAGATATCGGGTGCTGGGGGAGGATCGGTATCTGCAGGCCATGCTGCATATGCTGGCGGAGTTCGCCCGGTATGCGGGGGTGGGGATCCTGACCGGGATGGGGATGGGCCAGGCGCGGGCCCTGCGGGAGGAAGAGCGCCCCGGGCCGGATGCTGGAGCCTGA
- a CDS encoding aldose epimerase family protein has protein sequence MSALRIEEGEEGGLRALRVTNGPLTLVVVPELGGKIAAWEDRRRGVSWLWRNPYLPWRRPDPGASYVAAFDLGGWDECFPSVAPGVYPAEPWEGTPLPDHGELWSQPWVVEARIEGERLFVRGRVEGRLLPYRFERLLTLEADRPSVHLRYRVENRSEHTLYFLWAAHPLFPLERGMRLLLPGPAAGRVAAAVGLSPVATTFEWPRLPTTGGGVDLQEPDPAGGWAVKVFLRPAAAWARLARPDGAWWEVRWRGPVTHLGLWINAGGWSGAGTPPYRNLALEPGIGAPDDLATAVKEWGAFGLLPPLQEAEWSLTVTVG, from the coding sequence ATGAGCGCGCTGCGGATCGAGGAAGGGGAGGAAGGGGGACTCCGGGCGCTGCGGGTGACGAACGGGCCTCTGACGCTGGTTGTGGTGCCGGAGCTGGGGGGCAAGATCGCCGCGTGGGAGGACCGGCGGCGGGGGGTCTCCTGGCTGTGGCGCAACCCGTATCTGCCGTGGCGCCGGCCGGACCCCGGGGCCTCGTATGTGGCGGCCTTCGACCTGGGGGGATGGGACGAGTGTTTCCCCTCCGTGGCCCCGGGGGTTTATCCGGCGGAGCCGTGGGAGGGGACGCCCCTTCCCGATCACGGGGAGCTGTGGTCCCAGCCCTGGGTGGTGGAGGCACGGATCGAAGGGGAGCGGCTCTTCGTCCGCGGGCGCGTCGAAGGGCGCCTCCTGCCGTATCGCTTCGAACGCCTCCTGACGCTGGAGGCGGATCGCCCTTCGGTGCATTTGCGCTATCGGGTGGAGAACCGCTCGGAGCACACCCTGTATTTCCTGTGGGCGGCACATCCTTTGTTCCCCCTGGAGCGGGGGATGCGGCTGCTGCTGCCGGGGCCGGCGGCAGGGCGGGTGGCGGCGGCGGTGGGCCTTTCGCCGGTGGCCACGACCTTTGAGTGGCCACGGTTGCCGACGACGGGGGGCGGGGTGGACCTGCAGGAGCCGGACCCGGCGGGGGGTTGGGCCGTGAAGGTGTTTCTGCGGCCGGCGGCGGCGTGGGCGCGTCTGGCGCGACCGGATGGGGCGTGGTGGGAGGTGCGCTGGCGGGGTCCGGTGACCCATCTGGGGTTATGGATCAACGCGGGGGGCTGGTCGGGAGCAGGGACGCCGCCGTATCGCAATCTGGCGCTGGAGCCCGGGATCGGGGCGCCGGATGACCTGGCGACGGCCGTGAAGGAATGGGGGGCCTTTGGCCTGCTCCCCCCGCTGCAGGAGGCGGAGTGGTCGCTGACGGTGACGGTGGGATAA